In the genome of Vicia villosa cultivar HV-30 ecotype Madison, WI linkage group LG7, Vvil1.0, whole genome shotgun sequence, one region contains:
- the LOC131618790 gene encoding uncharacterized protein LOC131618790, with protein MDSGFSRPRLDGLDFPLLSSLDSQQLEASFSLEEIKGVVWECDGDKCPGPDGFNFNFLRKCWEIVEKDVFNFVSEFHGKENIPKAISASFIALIPKCDNPQWLHEFCPISLVTSLYKILAKLMANRLKKCIGKLISGYQTAFVPGRQIQDGVLVLNEVIDLAKRSGQECCILKVDFAKAYDNVSWDFLFYVLRMSGFGVKWISWIKACIYNCSMSVLVNGSPTSEFPMGKGLRQGDPLSPFLFTLVAEGLAKMMDKAIHLGLFKGFKINEETSFHLLQFADDTVVIGDGSWSNIRRIKVVLRGFELVSGLYVNLSKSNLYGVNLKEDKGNLIGVLKELIRIQREFLWGGGVDKVGIAWVGWDEICKSKKEGGLGVRCLLKANDSLLCKWKWRFLVEEDVIWQKLLVHRYGVLELIGCGSRVMFWRTRWIGGQPLCITFPHLYEQVMDKEALVSVMGCLVNSVWLWDFPEPAENLVGEAAEQLAELNDILSTVTIRPDAKDSFVWFHQGEATYSVSGGYSVARSCSNNPSLNAADLLAVNQIWNTQVPSKIHVFGWRCIKDRIATREQLLKRGILINFDSNVCPLCNRFGESLLHLLVQCSFAVEVWKLVCMWTGISVHHSDSLAAHLFSFTESIGSRIPVKKRLLIWLVCCWSLWCMQNAVIFKNEEAVVADVFEKLRLLSWQWLFIGNNFNGPVSFYFWCHNPLDSMIV; from the exons ATGGATTCAGGTTTCTCTCGGCCTCGTTTGGATGGTTTGGATTTCCCGTTGTTATCATCGTTGGATTCTCAGCAGTTGGAAGCTTCATTCTCCTTGGAGGAAATAAAGGGGGTTGTTTGGGAGTGCGACGGCGATAAATGCCCAGGTCCTGACGGTTTTAACTTCAATTTTTTGAGGAAGTGCTGGGAAATTGTTGAAAAGGATGTTTTTAATTTCGTATCTGAGTTCCATGGCAAGGAAAACATTCCAAAGGCGATATCTGCTTCCTTTATTGCATTAATCCCTAAGTGTGATAATCCTCAATGGCTGCATGAATTTTGCCCTATCAGTTTGGTGACTAGTTTGTATAAGATCCTAGCAAAGCTGATGGCAAACAGGCTGAAAAAATGCATTGGGAAGCTTATTTCAGGTTATCAGACGGCATTCGTTCCAGGTAGGCAGATTCAGGATGGGGTGTTAGTACTGAATGAAGTTATCGATTTGGCAAAACGATCCGGGCAGGAGTGCTGTATTCTTAAGGTGGATTTTGCAAAGGCCTACGATAACGTGTCATGGGATTTTCTTTTCTACGTGTTGAGGATGAGTGGTTTTGGTGTGAAGTGGATTTCTTGGATTAAGGCCTGCATCTATAACTGTTCCATGTCTGTGTTAGTAAATGGTAGCCCGACTTCGGAATTTCCAATGGGTAAAGGTCTTAGGCAGGGAGATCCGTTATCTCCGTTCCTTTTTACACTAGTTGCGGAAGGCCTAGCGAAAATGATGGATAAGGCGATTCATTTGggtctttttaaaggttttaaaaTCAATGAGGAGACTAGTTTTCATCTTCTTCAGTTCGCAGATGACACAGTGGTTATTGGGGATGGTTCGTGGAGTAATATTAGACGTATCAAAGTTGTACTGAGAGGCTTTGAGTTGGTATCAGGGCTGTACGTAAATCTAAGCAAGAGTAATCTGTATGGTGTGAACTTGAAGGAAGACAAAGGAAACCTCATC GGAGTGTTGAAGGAACTTATTCGTATTCAGAGAGAATTCTTGTGGGGTGGTGGGGTGGACAAGGTGGGTATAGCGTGGGTCGGTTGGGATGAAATTTGTAAAAGCAAAAAAGAGGGTGGGTTAGGTGTGAGGTGCTTGTTGAAGGCAAATGATTCGTTGTTATGTAAATGGAAATGGCGGTTTTTAGTGGAGGAGGATGTTATATGGCAGAAGTTGCTGGTTCATAGATACGGTGTTTTGGAATT GATTGGCTGTGGATCAAGGGTGATGTTTTGGAGAACGAGATGGATTGGCGGACAACCTTTGTGCATAACTTTTCCTCATCTCTACGAACAGGTCATGGATAAAGAAGCTCTGGTTAGTGTGATGGGCTGCTTGGTGAACTCAGTGTGGCTTTGGGATTTTCCAGAACCAGCGGAAAATTTGGTGGGTGAGGCTGCGGAGCAGTTAGCAGAGTTAAATGATATTTTGAGCACCGTCACGATCAGACCTGATGCAAAGGATTCCTTCGTGTGGTTCCATCAAGGGGAAGCGACATATTCCGTTAGTGGGGGTTACTCTGTGGCCAGAAGCTGTAGTAATAATCCGTCTTTGAATGCTGCGGATTTATTAGCGGTTAATCAAATCTGGAATACGCAAGTTCCGTCGAAAATTCATGTGTTTGGTTGGAGATGCATCAAAGACAGAATTGCTACAAGGGAACAATTGTTAAAAAGGGGTATCCTgataaattttgattcaaatgtGTGTCCGCTTTGCAATAGGTTTGGAGAGTCGTTGTTGCACTTGTTGGTTCAGTGCTCTTTTGCTGTGGAGGTGTGGAAGCTTGTATGTATGTGGACTGGTATATCTGTGCATCATTCTGATTCATTAGCagctcatttattttcttttactgAATCCATTGGTAGCAGAATTCCTGTAAAAAAGAGGCTGTTAATATGGTTGGTTTGTTGTTGGTCATTATGGTGTATGCAAAATGCAGTGATTTTCAAGAATGAGGAAGCGGTGGTGGCGGATGTGTTTGAGAAATTAAGATTATTGTCATGGCAGTGGCTGTTTATAGGGAATAACTTTAATGGTCctgttagtttttatttttggTGTCATAATCCGCTGGATTCGATGATAGTGTAA
- the LOC131618791 gene encoding uncharacterized protein LOC131618791 has translation MKDVIACSFWGGGDVGWLAKNSQGMSGGILTLWNKEVVDVCFSFSEEGFLGICAMFKGVKYYFVSIYSSCHIALKRRLWGELISLRNRWVDGEWCWGGDFNSIRCEAERVGRGSFFRSQEASEFNDFIELMEVEDLPTGERKSTWSRGGARALSRIDRFLLSDGFVRLISAESQQIGLKDISDHNPVWLRCKKTNWGPKPFRTLNCWLDHPELVSFVAAEWGKMVVSGSSAFVIKEKFRILKERLRWWNISVFGWVDCGIEKAVDTINEW, from the coding sequence ATGAAAGATGTAATAGCTTGTTCTTTTTGGGGTGGTGGGGATGTGGGGTGGTTGGCAAAGAATTCTCAAGGGATGTCTGGCGGTATTCTTACGCTTTGGAACAAGGAGGTGGTGGACGTGTGTTTTAGCTTTTCCGAGGAAGGTTTTTTAGGCATTTGTGCAATGTTCAAAGGTGTGAAATACTACTTTGTAAGTATTTATTCTTCGTGCCATATTGCGTTGAAGAGGAGGTTGTGGGGGGAGTTAATATCTCTGAGAAACAGATGGGTGGATGGAGAGTGGTGTTGGGGGGGGGATTTCAACTCTATTCGATGCGAAGCTGAACGTGTTGGTAGGGGGTCTTTTTTTAGGTCTCAAGAGGCGTCGGAATTTAACGATTTCATTGAGCTGATGGAGGTGGAAGACTTACCTACGGGTGAGAGAAAATCCACATGGAGTCGGGGGGGAGCAAGAGCGTTGAGCAGGATAGATAGGTTTCTGCTGTCAGACGGATTCGTTAGGCTTATCTCCGCTGAGTCCCAACAAATTGGCTTGAAGGATATATCAGATCATAACCCTGTTTGGTTGAGATGTAAGAAAACTAATTGGGGTCCTAAGCCGTTTCGGACGCTTAATTGTTGGCTAGATCATCCTGAGTTGGTTAGCTTTGTGGCTGCAGAATGGGGTAAAATGGTTGTTTCAGGATCAAGCGCTTTTGTAATTAAGGAGAAGTTTCGAATTCTGAAAGAAAGGTTACGATGGTGGAACATTTCCGTGTTTGGCTGGGTGGATTGCGGGATTGAAAAAGCTGTTGATACGATTAATGAGTGGTGA
- the LOC131618792 gene encoding uncharacterized protein LOC131618792 has translation MESLTRVRRQERAFKPRWDAEVTRKDRLWKEDAQGGEHASCSFFFTEFPDSHGAKELYNLFRDFGAVDEVVIPPKRDVRGKRYGFVRFFNVKELERLALKLDNIFIEGRKIHANLPKYARAGDRRSKVVGGNGGLGLESLGVEDKARREKGQNQKAQVFERRMAAEGNRSFAQVVANKGKKPNFAHMEFNIGEDQLARFEKSYIEVVETPGMTYNMQEYFNMEGYFSVKVTPIGANKCLLEEREEGELEFLVREAKDWLSQWFKEIRKWSPKEVDNERVTWLSCYGIPCHVWCPEFFQFLVSPVGTYMCSDDETHNLEKFDVARVMVRTKYNIVLNETFNIGVNGSFFSIKIVEDSQGPIRIVMP, from the coding sequence ATGGAGTCATTGACTAGGGTGAGGCGCCAGGAAAGAGCGTTCAAACCACGTTGGGATGCGGAGGTTACAAGGAAGGATCGGTTATGGAAGGAGGATGCTCAGGGCGGTGAGCATGCAAGTTGTTCTTTTTTCTTCACGGAGTTTCCAGACAGTCATGGAGCAAAGGAGCTATACAACTTATTCAGAGATTTCGGGGCGGTTGATGAGGTGGTTATTCCTCCAAAGCGTGATGTGAGAGGGAAGAGATATGGTTTCGTGAGATTTTTCAATGTGAAGGAACTAGAGAGATTGGCATTAAAACTAGACAATATATTTATCGAGGGAAGAAAGATTCATGCAAATCTACCAAAGTATGCAAGGGCAGGTGATAGAAGGAGTAAGGTTGTGGGAGGTAATGGTGGTCTGGGGTTGGAATCACTGGGTGTTGAGGATAAGGCTAGGAGGGAGAAGGGTCAGAATCAAAAAGCTCAAGTTTTTGAGAGGAGGATGGCAGCTGAGGGAAACCGTTCGTTTGCTCAGGTGGTAGCGAATAAAGGGAAGAAACCAAATTTCGCTCACATGGAGTTCAATATTGGGGAGGATCAGCTAGCCAGGTTTGAAAAATCCTACATTGAAGTGGTGGAGACTCCAGGTATGACTTACAATATGCAGGAATACTTCAATATGGAGGGGTATTTTTCGGTTAAGGTCACTCCTATTGGTGCAAACAAATGCCTTTTAGAAGAAAGGGAGGAAGGGGAGTTGGAGTTCTTAGTAAGGGAGGCAAAGGATTGGTTGAGTCAATGGTTTAAGGAAATCAGAAAATGGAGTCCAAAAGAGGTGGATAACGAAAGAGTTACTTGGCTTAGTTGTTATGGCATCCCCTGTCATGTTTGGTGTCCGGAATTCTTTCAGTTCTTGGTATCTCCAGTGGGAACATACATGTGTTCCGACGATGAAACTCATAATCTTGAAAAATTTGATGTAGCCAGGGTTATGGTTAGAACGAAATACAATATTGTCCTAAACGAGACCTTCAATATTGGGGTGAACGGCAGTTTCTTTTCAATCAAGATTGTTGAGGACTCTCAAGGTCCGATTAGGATTGTTATGCCATAA